The Polaribacter sp. Q13 sequence CTGAAAATGCGCCTGATGTAAACTTCGATTTTAATAAGAAAAATCAATAATATGTCTAAAGTAGAAGCGTTTCTATCTCCAGAAGAAGAACAAGAAATTATTTCTGCTATTAGAGTTGCAGAGACAAATACTTCTGGCGAAATCCGTATTCATATTGAAGCTTCTTCAGAGAAGCAGCATGATGAACGAGCGTTAGAAGTATTTCACCTGCTAAAAATGAACAACACCAAAGATGATAATGCGGTATTGATTTACGTTGCCGTAAAAGATAAGAAGTTTGTTATTTATGGTGATAAAGGAATTAACAAAGTAGTACCTACAGATTTTTGGAATAGTACCAAAGATGTAATGCAAAATCATTTTAAACAAGGTGATTTTAAACAAGGAATTGTTGACGGAATCTTAAAGGCAGGAAAAGAACTACAAGTTCATTTTCCTTGGCAAATTGATGATGAAGATGAACTTTCTAATGAAATTTCTAAAGGATGAGTAATTTAGTAGGCAGTATTCGGTTGGCAGTTTTTAGTAGGAAATTGATGTTATTTGCAATTCTTTTTTGTGGAATAAATCTTTTTTCTCAAGGATATAAAATTCCCGAAATTCCAAAATTTCAAACTAGTGTTTACGATTATGTAGGATTATTAACTGCAGACCAAAAAACAAGTCTAGAAAGTAAATTAGTACAGTATTCAGACACTACATCTACACAAATTGTAATTGCAATTA is a genomic window containing:
- a CDS encoding TPM domain-containing protein, producing MSKVEAFLSPEEEQEIISAIRVAETNTSGEIRIHIEASSEKQHDERALEVFHLLKMNNTKDDNAVLIYVAVKDKKFVIYGDKGINKVVPTDFWNSTKDVMQNHFKQGDFKQGIVDGILKAGKELQVHFPWQIDDEDELSNEISKG